The Meles meles chromosome 6, mMelMel3.1 paternal haplotype, whole genome shotgun sequence genome has a window encoding:
- the SMAD3 gene encoding mothers against decapentaplegic homolog 3 isoform X2: MELCEFAFNMKKDEVCVNPYHYQRVETPVLPPVLVPRHTEIPAEFPPLDDYSHSIPENTNFPAGIEPQSNIPETPPPGYLSEDGETSDHQMNHSMDAGSPNLSPNPMSPAHNNLDLQPVTYCEPAFWCSISYYELNQRVGETFHASQPSMTVDGFTDPSNSERFCLGLLSNVNRNAAVELTRRHIGRGVRLYYIGGEVFAECLSDSAIFVQSPNCNQRYGWHPATVCKIPPGCNLKIFNNQEFAALLAQSVNQGFEAVYQLTRMCTIRMSFVKGWGAEYRRQTVTSTPCWIELHLNGPLQWLDKVLTQMGSPSIRCSSVS, translated from the exons ATGGAGCTGTGTGAGTTCGCCTTCAACATGAAGAAGGACGAGGTCTGCGTGAATCCCTACCACTATCAGAGGGTAGAGACCCCAG TTCTACCTCCTGTGCTGGTCCCACGCCACACAGAGATCCCGGCCGAGTTCCCCCCGCTGGACGACTACAGCCATTCCATCCCCGAGAACACGAACTTCCCCGCGGGCATCGAGCCCCAGAGCAATATTCCAG AAACCCCACCCCCTGGCTACCTGAGTGAAGATGGAGAGACCAGTGACCACCAGATGAACCACAGCATGGATGCAG GTTCTCCAAACCTATCCCCGAATCCGATGTCCCCAGCGCATAATAATTTGG ACCTGCAGCCTGTCACCTACTGCGAGCCGGCCTTCTGGTGCTCCATCTCCTACTATGAACTGAACCAGCGTGTTGGGGAGACATTCCACGCCTCGCAGCCCTCCATGACCGTGGATGGCTTCACCGACCCCTCCAACTCGGAGCGCTTCTGCCTGGGTCTGCTCTCCAACGTCAACAGGAACGCGGCCGTGGAGCTTACGCGGAGGCACATCG GGCGAGGCGTGCGGCTGTACTACATTGGAGGGGAGGTCTTCGCAGAGTGCCTCAGCGACAGCGCCATCTTCGTTCAGTCGCCCAACTGTAACCAGCGCTATGGCTGGCACCCCGCCACCGTCTGCAAGATCCCGCCAG GGTGCAACCTGAAGATCTTCAACAACCAAGAGTTCGCCGCCCTCCTGGCTCAGTCCGTCAACCAGGGCTTCGAGGCGGTCTACCAGTTGACCCGGATGTGCACCATCCGCATGAGCTTCGTCAAAGGCTGGGGAGCGGAATACAG GAGACAGACCGTGACCAGCACCCCCTGCTGGATCGAGCTGCACCTGAATGGGCCTTTGCAGTGGCTTGACAAGGTCCTCACCCAGATGGGCTCCCCGAGCATCCGCTGTTCCAGTGTGTCTTAG